From one Humulus lupulus chromosome 8, drHumLupu1.1, whole genome shotgun sequence genomic stretch:
- the LOC133794283 gene encoding cysteine-rich receptor-like protein kinase 44, with the protein MLRYSNRSMLGSPDTTPRFFMSNVNNVSSSNAKAYFEDLRTLLDELKSKAASGGSLRKYATGSASAPEFLTIYALVQCTPDLSELQCINCLDTMYGRIPACCDGKVGGRVIGPSCSVRYEKNLFYGSTDDAPPPSPTVTTEPPPSTSNTTNNVTEGEKSSDKSRNIIIAVVATVAGVVLIILFVVCLRLRKPKKKIIAQITYEPVEEIESAESLQYNFDTIRLATDQFSEENKLGQGGFGAVYKGSLPDGQEIAVKRLAKGSGQGDLEFKNEVMLVAKLQHRNLVRLLGFSLKGSERLLVYEFVENASLDQFIFDSRKRATLDWDRRYKIIEGVARGLLYLHEDSRLRIIHRDLKTSNILLDKEMQPKISDFGMARLFVVDQTQGNTSRIVGTYGYMAPEYVLHGQFSPKSDVFSFGVLLLEIISGQKNNCFRQGENVEDLLSCTWRSWRGGNASNIIDPIMRVGSASEIMRCIHIGLLCVQENMANRPTMNTIVLMLNSNSLSLPLPSEPAFFMHSNTGSNMTFGSNLIPSVNTESSNHSERESINSTSITELYPR; encoded by the exons ATGTTACGCTACTCGAATAGGTCCATGTTGGGCTCTCCTGACACTACCCCTAGATTCTTCATGTCGAACGTCAATAATGTATCGTCTTCTAATGCTAAAGCGTATTTTGAAGATCTTAGGACGTTATTAGATGAATTGAAAAGCAAAGCCGCTTCCGGTGGCTCTCTTCGTAAGTACGCGACGGGAAGTGCAAGCGCTCCGGAGTTTTTAACCATATACGCACTCGTGCAGTGCACGCCAGACTTGTCCGAGCTCCAATGTATCAATTGCTTGGACACCATGTACGGTCGTATTCCGGCATGTTGTGATGGAAAAGTAGGAGGCAGAGTTATTGGCCCGTCTTGTAGTGTAAGGTACGAGAAAAACCTCTTCTATGGATCTACAGATGACGCGCCACCTCCATCTCCAACAGTAACGACAGAACCACCGCCGTCGACTAGTAACACCACAAACAATGTTACAGAAG GAGAAAAGAGTAGTGACAAGTCTAGAAATATTATTATTGCTGTTGTGGCCACAGTTGCGGGTGTGGTACTAATCATCTTATTCGTTGTGTGTTTAAGATTGAGGAAgccaaagaaaaaaattatag CTCAAATAACATACGAACCAGTGGAAGAAATTGAAAGTGCGGAGTCGTTGCAGTACAATTTTGACACCATTAGACTTGCAACAGATCAGTTTTCTGAAGAAAATAAGCTCGGACAAGGTGGATTTGGTGCCGTTTATAAG GGCAGCCTTCCCGATGGACAAGAAATAGCTGTGAAAAGGTTGGCTAAGGGTTCAGGGCAAGGAGATCTCGAATTCAAGAACGAGGTCATGCTAGTTGCAAAGCTTCAACACCGCAATCTTGTTAGGCTCCTTGGTTTCAGCTTGAAAGGAAGTGAAAGGCTTCTTGTTTATGAATTTGTCGAAAATGCAAGTCTTGATCAATTCATATTTG ATTCAAGAAAGCGAGCAACTTTGGATTGGGATAGACGTTACAAAATAATAGAAGGCGTAGCTCGAGGTCTCCTTTATCTTCACGAAGATTCTCGATTGAGAATTATCCATCGAGATCTTAAAACAAGTAATATCTTATTAGATAAAGAAATGCAGCCTAAGATTTCAGATTTTGGAATGGCAAGACTTTTTGTTGTTGATCAAACACAAGGAAATACAAGTCGAATAGTGGGAACATA TGGATACATGGCTCCAGAATATGTTTTGCATGGACAATTTTCACCCAAATCTGATGTATTTAGTTTTGGTGTTTTACTTTTGGAAATAATAAGTGGGCAAAAGAACAATTGTTTTCGTCAAGGAGAGAATGTAGAAGACCTTTTAAGCTGT ACATGGAGAAGTTGGAGAGGAGGAAATGCTTCAAACATAATAGATCCAATAATGCGAGTTGGGTCGGCATCTGAAATAATGAGATGTATTCATATAGGGTTGTTGTGCGTCCAAGAAAATATGGCAAACAGACCAACCATGAATACTATTGTGCTCATGTTAAACAGTAACTCTCTTTCTCTTCCACTGCCCTCCGAGCCAGCTTTCTTTATGCATAGCAATACAGGATCAAATATGACATTTGGATCTAATTTGATTCCAAGTGTGAACACTGAATCATCCAATCATTCAGAAAGGGAGTCCATTAATAGCACTTCAATTACAGAACTCTATCCTCGATAA
- the LOC133794923 gene encoding uncharacterized protein LOC133794923, whose translation MTYFRSQNLWKIVEVGFTIPEDTLSLSENQKKALEENQQKDSQALFCLQQAMTDDIFPRIMGVSVAKEAWDTLQEEFQGTVKVRTVKLHKLRRDFENLKMKDNETAKDYYSKIREIVNKMGAYGEIISDKKIVEKILISCTEKYDAIISVIEEIKDLDTLSPTELMGSLEAYENRRERHNENLTENAIQSKINPRSQKSKTDGSKSLENFKSMSYQENNDKYSPSGICKRKSHLEKDCWFKGKPQCQNCKKICPH comes from the coding sequence ATGACCTATTTTCGATCACAAAATCTATGGAAAATTGTTGAGGTAGGATTTACTATTCCAGAAGACACTTTGTCTCTCTCAGAAAATCAAAAGAAGGCCCTAGAGGAGAATCAACAAAAAGATTCTCAAGCGTTATTctgcttgcagcaagctatgacAGATGATATATTTCCACGGATTATGGGCGTATCAGTTGCGAAAGAAGCATGGGACACGTTGCAGGAGGAGTTCCAAGGAACAGTCAAGGTACGCACTGTTAAACTACATAAGCTTAGAagagattttgaaaatcttaaaaTGAAGGATAATGAGACTGCAAAAGATTACTATTCTAAAATTAGAGAAATAGTAAATAAAATGGGAGCCTATGGGGAAATAATTTCTGACAAGAAAATAGTAGAGAAAATACTAATATCTTGTACAGAAAAATATGATGCAATAATCTCTGTGATAGAAGAAATAAAAGATTTAGATACTCTATCACCAACTGAATTAATGGGCTCTCTTGAAGCATACGAAAATAGGCGAGAAAGGCATAATGAAAATTTGACTGAAAATGCCATTCAGTCTAAAATTAATCCGCGGTCTCAAAAATCTAAAACTGATGGGAGCAAATCACTAGAAAATTTTAAAAGCATGAGTTATCAAGAAAATAACGACAAGTATTCTCCAAGTGGcatttgtaaaagaaaaagtCACTTGGAGAAAGACTGTTGGTTTAAAGGAAAACCTCAGTgccaaaattgtaaaaaaatttgtCCACACTGA